In Streptococcus parasuis, the following proteins share a genomic window:
- the alaS gene encoding alanine--tRNA ligase, with the protein MHQLSSAQIRQMWLDFWKSKGHAVEPSANLVPVNDPTLLWINSGVATLKKYFDGSVIPDNPRITNAQKSIRTNDIENVGKTARHHTMFEMLGNFSIGDYFRDEAIEWGFELLTSPEWFGFPKEKLYMTYYPDDKDSYNRWIALGVEPSHLIPLEDNFWEIGAGPSGPDTEIFFDRGTEFDPENIGVRLLEEDIENDRYIEIWNIVLSQFNADPAVPRSEYKELPNKNIDTGAGLERLAAIFQGAKTNFETDLFLPIIREVEKLSGKTYDPDGDNMSFKVIADHIRALSFAIGDGALPGNEGRGYVLRRLLRRASMHGQRLGISGPFLYKLVEIVGHIMESYYPEVLEKRDFIEKIVKREEETFARTIDAGSGHLDQLLAQLKEAGKDTLEGKDIFKLYDTYGFPVELTEELAEDAGYKIDHEGFKAAMKEQQDRARAAVVKGGSMGMQNETLAGITESSTFVYGQTKLDATLSVIIAENERTEAVSEGQALLVFNQTPFYAEMGGQVADHGVVKNATGDIVATVLDVQKAPNGQPLHKVELHASISLGQVYTLELDTNRRNGVEKNHTATHLLHAALHNIIGEHATQAGSLNEQDFLRFDFTHFEAVTAEELRRIEEEVNEQIWNAIPVVTVETDIDTAKEMGAMALFGEKYGKEVRVVTIGDYSIELCGGTHVSNTSEIGIFKILKEEGIGSGTRRIIAVTGREAFFAYRDQEDALKEVAVTIKSPQIKEVPNKVASLQEQVRELQKENASLKEKAAAAAAGDVFKDVKEANGVRFIASQVQVSDAGALRTFADNWKQKDYSDVLVLVASIGDKVNVLVASKSSNVHAGNLIKVLAPIVAGRGGGKPDMAMAGGSDASAIQTLLNSVAENL; encoded by the coding sequence ATGCATCAATTATCTTCTGCTCAAATCCGTCAAATGTGGTTGGATTTCTGGAAATCTAAGGGGCACGCGGTTGAGCCTTCTGCAAATCTTGTTCCGGTGAATGATCCGACTTTGCTTTGGATTAACTCTGGTGTGGCAACTCTTAAAAAGTATTTTGATGGTTCTGTGATTCCCGATAACCCACGTATCACTAACGCTCAAAAATCAATTCGTACCAACGATATCGAAAATGTTGGTAAAACTGCTCGTCACCATACTATGTTTGAAATGCTTGGGAATTTCTCTATTGGAGATTATTTCCGTGATGAAGCAATTGAATGGGGTTTTGAATTGCTAACTAGCCCGGAATGGTTTGGTTTTCCCAAAGAAAAATTGTACATGACATATTATCCAGATGATAAAGATTCATATAATCGTTGGATTGCACTTGGTGTGGAACCAAGTCACTTGATTCCACTGGAAGACAATTTCTGGGAAATTGGTGCTGGCCCTTCTGGTCCAGATACAGAAATCTTCTTTGACCGTGGTACTGAATTTGACCCTGAGAATATCGGTGTTCGTCTTTTGGAAGAAGATATTGAAAATGACCGTTACATCGAGATTTGGAATATTGTACTGTCACAATTTAACGCTGATCCAGCAGTTCCTCGTTCAGAATATAAAGAATTACCTAATAAAAATATTGATACGGGTGCAGGTTTAGAACGTTTAGCAGCTATTTTCCAAGGAGCTAAAACAAACTTTGAGACTGACCTCTTCTTGCCTATTATTCGTGAAGTTGAAAAACTATCTGGTAAAACATACGATCCAGATGGTGATAACATGAGTTTCAAAGTAATTGCGGACCATATTCGTGCTCTTTCATTTGCCATTGGAGATGGTGCTCTCCCTGGTAATGAGGGACGTGGCTACGTTCTCCGTCGTCTTCTCCGTCGTGCTTCAATGCATGGTCAACGTTTGGGGATTTCTGGACCATTTTTATATAAGTTAGTTGAAATTGTGGGTCACATTATGGAGAGCTACTATCCTGAAGTACTTGAAAAACGTGACTTTATTGAAAAGATTGTGAAACGCGAGGAAGAGACTTTTGCCCGTACCATTGATGCTGGTAGTGGTCACTTAGATCAATTATTGGCTCAGTTAAAAGAGGCAGGGAAGGATACACTTGAAGGTAAGGATATCTTTAAACTGTATGATACATATGGTTTCCCAGTGGAGTTAACTGAAGAATTGGCTGAAGATGCAGGATATAAAATTGACCACGAAGGTTTTAAAGCTGCGATGAAAGAGCAACAAGATCGTGCGCGTGCAGCAGTTGTCAAAGGTGGTTCAATGGGAATGCAAAATGAAACATTGGCTGGAATTACAGAATCTTCAACTTTTGTATACGGGCAAACCAAGCTTGACGCGACATTATCTGTGATCATTGCAGAAAATGAGCGTACAGAAGCAGTTTCAGAAGGTCAAGCATTATTAGTATTCAATCAAACGCCGTTTTATGCAGAGATGGGTGGTCAGGTAGCCGATCATGGTGTTGTTAAAAATGCCACTGGCGATATTGTTGCGACTGTCCTTGATGTTCAAAAAGCACCAAACGGGCAACCATTGCATAAGGTTGAGCTTCATGCTAGCATTTCACTTGGTCAGGTGTATACACTTGAGCTTGATACAAATCGTCGCAATGGTGTAGAGAAGAACCATACCGCAACTCACTTGCTCCATGCAGCTCTTCACAATATCATTGGTGAACACGCAACACAGGCTGGTTCCTTGAATGAGCAAGACTTCCTACGCTTTGACTTCACTCACTTTGAAGCAGTTACGGCAGAAGAACTTCGTCGCATTGAAGAAGAAGTCAATGAACAAATCTGGAATGCTATTCCTGTTGTGACAGTAGAGACTGATATTGATACTGCTAAAGAAATGGGAGCTATGGCACTCTTTGGAGAAAAATATGGTAAAGAAGTTCGAGTTGTTACAATTGGTGATTATTCTATCGAACTTTGTGGTGGTACACATGTTAGCAATACGTCTGAAATCGGTATCTTCAAGATTTTAAAAGAAGAGGGTATTGGATCAGGTACTCGCCGTATCATCGCAGTAACTGGCCGTGAAGCCTTCTTTGCCTATCGTGACCAAGAAGATGCTTTGAAAGAAGTAGCGGTGACTATCAAATCCCCACAAATCAAGGAAGTACCAAACAAGGTTGCAAGTCTTCAAGAACAAGTTCGTGAATTGCAAAAAGAAAATGCTTCTCTGAAAGAAAAAGCAGCCGCAGCTGCAGCTGGTGATGTATTCAAAGATGTGAAAGAAGCTAACGGAGTGCGCTTTATTGCCAGCCAAGTGCAAGTTTCGGATGCGGGTGCTCTCCGTACATTTGCGGACAACTGGAAACAAAAAGACTACTCAGATGTATTGGTGCTGGTCGCTTCTATCGGTGACAAGGTCAATGTCCTTGTAGCTAGCAAATCAAGTAATGTACATGCTGGTAATCTTATCAAAGTTCTTGCGCCTATCGTAGCAGGTCGTGGTGGTGGTAAGCCAGACATGGCCATGGCAGGTGGTAGTGATGCTTCTGCAATCCAAACACTCTTAAACAGTGTAGCTGAAAACCTATAA
- a CDS encoding LURP-one-related/scramblase family protein encodes MKQFLVKQRFTFGGEKFDIQDNFGQLSYQVKGSFLEIPKRFTVTNDQGIEICQITKKVFSFLPQFTIDMADGHSFYLQKKLTFFKDRYTVENLGLLLEGNIWDLDFRLRTPDGQLVAEISKELFHLTSHYSVTVVDNDYADLVISLVVAIDYVEMMEAASSS; translated from the coding sequence ATGAAACAATTTCTAGTGAAACAACGGTTTACGTTTGGCGGTGAAAAATTTGATATCCAAGATAATTTTGGACAATTGTCCTATCAAGTTAAAGGAAGTTTTTTAGAAATTCCGAAACGATTTACTGTCACCAATGACCAAGGTATTGAAATTTGTCAGATTACGAAAAAAGTATTTTCTTTCCTGCCTCAATTTACTATTGACATGGCTGATGGTCATTCTTTCTATTTACAAAAGAAATTGACATTTTTTAAAGACCGGTATACGGTCGAAAATTTAGGTTTGCTTTTAGAAGGCAATATTTGGGACCTTGATTTTCGTTTGAGGACTCCGGATGGTCAACTAGTTGCTGAAATTTCCAAAGAACTTTTTCATTTAACTTCCCATTATTCTGTAACGGTTGTAGATAATGATTATGCTGATTTAGTTATTTCTTTAGTAGTTGCCATTGACTATGTGGAAATGATGGAAGCTGCATCTAGTTCTTAA
- the prsA gene encoding peptidylprolyl isomerase PrsA: MKKTKKFLAGAVTLLAAATLAACSSSADKDIITMKGNTISVSEFYDQVKYNSQAQQILLSMIISDVFEKEYGDKVSAQEVDDAYNDMAEQYGDSFASALASAGLTEETYKDQIRTNKLVEYAVKKAAEKELTDDAYKTAYEAYTPEVTARIIKLDDETKAKEVLASAQAEGADFAQLAKDNSTDTDTKDDGGKITFDSASTTVPTEVQTAIFALDAGQVGASVVSVLDTSTYTTSYYVVKLESKTEKSDNWEDYKDKLKEIILAEKQADSTFISNVIKTALQDANVKVKDSAFQNLLSQYITTEVSSSSTESSTESSSSTTESSSSGE; encoded by the coding sequence ATGAAGAAAACTAAAAAATTTCTTGCAGGAGCGGTAACTTTATTGGCTGCTGCAACTTTAGCAGCATGTTCATCAAGTGCCGATAAAGATATCATTACTATGAAAGGTAATACTATTTCTGTTTCAGAATTTTATGACCAAGTGAAATACAATTCTCAAGCACAACAAATATTGCTTTCCATGATTATTAGTGATGTTTTTGAAAAAGAATACGGTGATAAAGTTTCTGCTCAAGAAGTAGATGATGCATATAACGATATGGCAGAGCAGTATGGTGACTCTTTTGCCTCTGCACTTGCATCAGCTGGTTTGACTGAGGAGACATATAAAGATCAAATCCGTACAAACAAATTGGTTGAATACGCAGTTAAGAAAGCTGCAGAAAAAGAGTTAACAGATGATGCATATAAGACTGCTTATGAAGCTTATACACCAGAAGTAACTGCTCGTATTATCAAGTTAGATGATGAGACTAAAGCAAAAGAAGTACTTGCATCTGCACAAGCAGAGGGCGCAGATTTTGCTCAATTAGCGAAAGACAATTCTACGGATACTGATACAAAAGATGATGGTGGAAAAATTACATTTGACTCAGCTTCAACGACTGTTCCAACTGAAGTTCAAACTGCAATCTTTGCATTGGATGCTGGTCAAGTCGGTGCATCAGTTGTATCCGTTTTGGATACATCAACATATACTACAAGCTACTATGTTGTAAAATTAGAGTCTAAGACTGAGAAATCTGATAACTGGGAAGATTACAAAGACAAATTGAAAGAAATCATTCTTGCTGAAAAACAAGCAGATTCTACTTTTATTTCTAACGTCATTAAGACTGCGCTCCAAGACGCGAATGTGAAAGTAAAAGACTCAGCATTCCAAAACTTGTTGTCACAATACATCACAACTGAAGTAAGTAGTTCATCTACTGAATCTTCAACAGAATCGTCATCATCAACGACTGAATCTAGTTCATCTGGTGAATAA